gtaaactgtagttcgtattatttattcatggccatgaaagttctgtaacgcctgaataatgaagaattaaatgaattaaaaaCGTATGGGGAGTGCTGCTTGTAAATCGTGAAAAATGCATTGGTGTAATTGTGATATAAAGGCTGGTCTAAATGTGAAATTATTAATGTGTGATTTCGGTGTTTGAAATGCAACCGCGATTTGCATAGGAGAGGTGTTAATAGTGGGGGGAGAGCAACAGGTCACTCTCAGGCTAAACCTAATGGCCTCTTGACATTAACGTTGACAGTATTAACCTAACACCCCTGATGGTTAAATGCCTCTTTTTGTATATTGGGTAAAAAAACCtctaatttgccgaaattgagtgataggttatacaattaagaatCGCCTCCTACGCCGGGCTGTTCCCACCCATGGTGACGGCCGTCGCCAGGCGTAGGTTGTGCGAGGGCTCCGCGTCTTCCAGGGGGCTGGACGACGCGCTGGTGGGGTTCGGGGTGCATTCGCACCGGACCTACAAGTCCCTGTATGGCGCGCGGGACCAAGAGAGTCGAACgtaagtagtgtgtgtgtgtgttgattttgtgtgtgtgtgtgctgattttgtgtgttttttctttgctCTACTACAGCTATGTGGCTTGGGTCAGGACGCAGAAGGTGGGAGCTACTGCGTCAAGGATGGGGACCCTGAAGCAGTATGTGCTGGCCCGGGACGCTGAGCCCACAGCAGCACCGGAGCCAGGACATGTCCTCCCACGGCCAGGTAACTGCACTGTCTACAAAACAGCCTGGCtttaaacaacacaacagtGCTTCATCAGTTCATGTTGTCGTCTCGTTGTCGTTCTTTGCAGGTGTCTCCTACTCTGACCCGGCCGACGCAGAACTGCTCGCCGCTGCCAACGAGGTCGACCCTCCCAGTGAGTATACGTTTTGATGTGAATACACTTGTACCACACGTGTAACGCACCTCCCTAACGCTCATATGGGTTGTCAGGCATGTCCAGGGACGCCCCGCCAGCCGCGGCCCCGCTGGAAGGACCAGCACCAGGTCCAGGACCGATGGCCACGAGGCCTGCCTCCGGCAAAGAGgtttgtataatgtgtgtgtgtgtgtgtgtgtgtatatgatgtgtgtgtttatgtgtgcctgTCTGCTGAACATTCACACCCgctaactgtgtgtgtctgctgcgtgtgtgtttcagctgCTTCCCCTCAGCTGGAGGAAGACGCTGcctgaggagcagcaggagtggGTTGGCCGGGTGCTGTTCCGCAGGGACCCCAGCAGTGGGAAGGCTGTCCTCACCACACCGCCCCGACTGTGGTGGTACCCGCCAGGCGCCCGGCTCCTCTACACTCAGCCCCCCGCCACAGCCCACGCCTTCTTCCAGcgccccttcttcctctggcTTCCGTATCGGATGTGGGCGTACCACTCCAAGTGCCCCGCCGATGGGGGTAAGCTGATGGGCGCTGGCCTATACAAGACCGTGCGGAGGGTCTTGGACAGGAGCGGGTGGTATTACATGGCCACAGAGTGCCTTCAGTGCCCCTCCTGTGGCAAGAAGGTGGCGGGCTGGTCCCAGGACATCCTGGAGCAGCTGGACGTTGCTCACCGCGAGCAATTCCCGGCCGTTCTGACCTACAAGTACGTCACTTTTAGTCATTCTGCGTTTACCCAGCGTATTGTCGCTCGTGGTTAACTACGGTTAACTGTCTGCGTTCTCTGTTTCCAGGTTGTCCTGCGACAGGGCGGTGATAGCGATGCTCAAGGAGCGCACCTTGGGCAACGGCGTCTCGTGCCTCCCTGGTGGAGCAGCACTCCAGGGACTGGATGCAGCGCTCCATCGCCTACCTCTCTGTGCTCCGCAAGCTGCGGGGCCCCGGAGCGGCCCAGAAGGACGACGTGTCCCTGCCGACCTTCGTCAAGGTACCCGGGCTCACCTGGTTTGGTCGGGTGTACGTGCTGGAGGCCATGACCAGGCTGGACGAGACCAAGGCCAGGGTGACGTCGATCTTCGGCGACATCCTAAAGATGGACTCCACCAAGAAGGTGAGGTTTCTCTCTCCGTGTGCCGTCGCCTCGTATGACGTATGTGTGCTGTCCGTCCGTGTGTCTAAACGTGTGATTGTGTCTTGCAGATCGCCAAAAAGCTCGCGGGCGCCGCCGCCGGGTCTGCCGCCTGGATGACCAACGTTGGTAACGAGTACGGGCAGGTGCTCGTGTCCGTCCTCACCTCGGCCGAGGGGGAAGGACTGACCAACATGGCGGCCGGCCTGATGCGGCGGTACCGCGAAGCCGGGAAGGCCTCTCCGAGGGTCCTGTATGTGGACCGGGACTGCTGTGCCGCCGTGGGCAATTCTGCCACGCACGGCATGTACCACGAGTGGCAGGAGCTGGTGGTGCGGCTGGACGTGTGGCACCTCATGCGGCGCTTCGCGAGGGGCGTCACCACCGACAGCCACCAGCTCTACGGCCTCTTCATGGCCAGGCTGTCCTTCGCCATCTTCGAGTGGGACGGCGAGGACGTGCGGCGCCTGAAGGAGGCCAAGCAGTCCTCGGAGGGGAGGGACGCCCAGGTCACGCTGTCCGCCAAGGAGCTGGCTCGCCACTGTCGCCGCCGTACGAGGGGTGCGGCGGAGACGGAGCGGCTCATCCAGGAGGTGCTGGACGCCTTCTGGCATGTGACGGACACCATGGGCGTCCCTTTGATCGACCGCGCCCGCATGGAGGACATCTGGGGCACGCAGCGCCGCCACCTCGACTGCGTCCAGGACCCAGAGGGGGTGGAGCTGTACACCAAGACGGGAGAGATCACCAAGGGTGGTGTGAGGCTCCCCGTCTTCCGGTGCGCTCGCGGCTCCACCTCCCTCGAGTCCTTCCACCTGCACCAGTGCCGCTTCGTTCCGGGTAAATCTATTTCCACCGCGTTGACAAAGTTctgcttgtttgttttcctttttcacTAACTCTTCTCCCCCTCGTGTTTTATGTACAGGTACCACCTCGAGTGACGTCCACTATCAGGTGTACCTGCTCGAGGGCCTGGCTCGGTGGAACGAGGACCGCGGCAGGGCGGCAGTCGAGGGAGGACCGCGAGCGGCGCTGCGGTGCGACAGCGCCCGGCTGCAGCACAGCTTCAACGAGCTGGCCTCTGAGGTCAACGGGGTCCAGCCGGTCGACGACTTCACCCAGCCCAGAGAGTACACAGGTACATGGAGATTAGCGACAGAGAGTGTTTGCTGCGGCTGTTCTTGTGGCatctgctaatgtgtgtgtgtgtgtgtgtgtgtgtgtgtgtctgtctctgcagGGGAActcttacgccccgtgcccactacctccgtcagttgtccgttgcccattgactttgaatggggacggtcgcgcaatgcattgtggatccgtccgttgacttggagcgttcgccaccgtcaaaaagttgaaaaatgttcaactttttcggcagcgacggttccgtcatccaatcagatcccgtatgcaaatttaagcactgtgacgcgactcgggctctgacgatactggaaagcgggaaagcgggtcttcttgcctcgcaacaagcaggaagaagcgggaagaacccggcgaaccgatttgattggctgacggatgcatctgcaaagactactcccccatccgtcagccacgccttctgacgtccgttgactgacggtgcagtgggcacgaggagTTAGGGGTGGAGGACTTGTACTCCCAGTCGGGCGCTGTGCTGCAGCCGGATCCCGAACCTCTGGatggggcagaggaggaggaggaggagcacccggaggaggagccagaggacaCCACAGCGCCCTGCTCCAGGAGCCCTGCGGTGTGCTCCAGGTCGATGCCACCTTGGGATCGCCCCTTtccgaggtggaggagaagatggaggaggaggaagtgagtgGCAGTCGCCTGTCCACATTTCATATCGGCcgcggtgtttgtgtgcggcgTCTCATCGTGTGCCGTGTCTGTGCGTTTTTTTCAGGACGTCGTCGGGCCGGACGGTCAGCCCGGGTACCACCACGCGGTGGCCCTGGCCCACGGCCTCGTGGAGCTGCGTCACCACGCCTTCGTCACCGCCCGTCAGACCAGAGGCATCATCGCTCTCTGGGAGAGGCTGACGGAGCGGGACAAGGCGCCGGTGACCTTCACCCCCCGCCACCAGGACCGGCTGGCTAAAGGACGGTTCAAGACCAGCAACCGCCACGCCCACATCCCGGGAGTGGACAGTGTGAAGCGGTAAGCAGTGCATTAACAATTTccttcaatctttttttttttaacagcccCCTATAATCAGTAActaacacgctctctctctctctacagtgtCGTCGTGGGTAAGGGTGCGGGAGCGGCACAGTACCCAAGCCTCAGCAGGGTCGTCGAGGCCATCATGTTGGAGCTGTGCCGCGTCCACAGCGGCGACGCCAAGACCATCGCCGGGGCACGCCTCAACCGCTGGGGTGCCGTCATGAGGGATTACAAATTGATCCAGGACAACGTGGTCAACTGTCCTGCCCTCATGGCGAGCACCCGCATCATGCTGTATGACGTGAACCAGCGGACCCTGTCCATGTGGTAAGTCCATATACTTTGGCTCGcagaactggtgtgtgtgtgtgtgtgtgtgtgtgtgtgtgtgtgtgtgtgtgtgtgtgtgtgtgtgtgtgtgtgtgtgtgtgtgtgtgtgtgtgtgtgtgtgtgtgtgtgtgtgtgtgtgtgtgtgtgtgtgtgtgtcgtcgtgATTTATATCTTTGTCGTCATAATTAACGCATTGTTTCTATTTCTTGAAAGGCAAAACACCagggaaaaaaacaagatgAGGGACTCCCTCGCAGTCCCGGGGCCCAGCGCTCCCCAGACTGCAGCGGAGCCCCTGTCGGCCCCACGGACTCTgctgcagcagccccagcagccagaccagcccctccagcaccacctGCCCGCGGATGCCTCTGGTCTGGCGGCAACAATCAGAGGGCCGCTGGCCCCGGAGCTCTACGACCTCGTGGTGAAGCAGCAGAGTGTCACCGCCACCGCCCCCCCGGACCTCAGCCCGCTCCCAGCCGCGGCCACCGCTCCAGCCATTGCCGCTCCGGCCGTCGCCATTGCTGGAGCCATGCCCCGCACCACTGCCTGGAGGCACAGGGTCCTGGAGGAGAAGGCGCGTCGTGCCCGGGAGCTAGGGGTCTACCTCAAGCCCCCTAAAAAGGTCTCGGGCTTTACCTGCAAGCGCTGTGGCCAGCACAAGACCAGGGAGAACGGCCACAGCCGCTACAAGCGGGAGACCTTTTGCGCCCGGGCCGACGGGGGAACGGTGGAGCAGTGGCGCAGTGATCGGCTGGCCAGAGACCGcgaggccccccccccgccgccaccctgacattctctcccccccccccacccacagcaGTGTGGAGCTGGCTGTGTAGAGGGACCACCAGCCATTCATTgtaaattatgtatatatatatatataaacagccTACCGTTACCGAAAGACTCTGTGTCGTTTGTGTGGAAGAAAGAACGATTTTTGCTCAAATCACatcacaaaaagaaaacacaccttAAAAGCTGGTTGAAAAAAAGCCATTCTTTGTTAAACAATGTATAAATTAACAACACATAAAAGAGGGTTGCTAAAAGTCATTATTTTTTCCAGATCATGCATGCGCATCCATTAATTTCTGCTACCTTTTTGGCTGTCCGAGTATTTTCCTTAAATCATGTCTttaactgccacacacacacacacacacacacacttcaaacagcatgatggacacacacacatcacacacatctaTCATGACAGTAGCAGTGGGAATTAGAAGTGAAGCGCAGAGAGCCCCCCCCGACACCCTGAGTTCATTTCACACCTCCAACTTGGACTCTTTTGTCTATCAGGATGACTGATCAAGCTAAGACAAAAGATCAGACAGGGCAGCTGGCCTCGGGAAAGTCTCCCGTGtgcaggtgaaggtgaaggtccACCCCTTTCTCGTACAAGGTTCAAATAGGGCTGCAGGAGATGCCTCTAAACCACACTACGATGGAAGCCACTAACAGCAACCTCGGAGCGCAGCCTGAGCCAGAGGCCGTGGAACCAGAAGGTGTGTATCTAACTTGCtaaattgttgtgtgtgtgtgtgtgtgcacatccatCCATTTAATTTGACCTAGACTAAAAGTGTTCTATATTGCCTTGTGTTCAGAGTCCGacagcgctgctgctgctcctcctcctccatcaaagAGGAAAAGGAAGCACAGGTGGACGCCAAGCAGGGTTACCATTTGCCGCCACAAGTCCCAACTGAGGCAGGACACCAGGGTGTTGAATGAGCAAAAGGGGAAGCCCCAATGCCAGCCGGGGGACCCCTGCCCCACGTGCGCCCAACCCAGGACCCTGGACACGGGGCACGCGCTGTACAAGAGCAGTGCGTACTGAGAGTCAGAGGCGGGGCCTCACCGCTCGTGAGTGGCTAATCAGCCAACAGGCCCCGAAGGACGCCGGGAAGGTGCCCAGGACCACCCTCTGGAACATCGCCCGCAGGAAGGAAATCGGCGACTCCTCTTCCCCTCGACGCAAAACGCACAAGCTGCGGATCTGCCAGCGGTGCCTCCAGCCGGCGCAGAAAGATTTTGGCCACAGCCGGTTCGACGGGGAGAACTTCTGCTCCCTCTACGCCGGCAAAGGCGTAGACCTGTGGCTGGCCGAGAAGAGGCAAATTGATTGTTTCTGAATGCGTTTCGAAGTAAACTGCTTGCATTTACCTGAAGAACTAAAATTCGATGTTGAAATCCGTTCACCAGGAAGCAGAGGAAGcagcgggaggagaggagggtgaaggGCCCAGTGTCAGCCCCTGGAGAGGAACACAGCCCCGGCAGAGTGTGAGGCTGCTCCTCCCCGGGAACCCCCCTCCTGTGTTGTGcatgtttttaatttaataaatctATTTGAATTACACACGCTTGTCCCTTCTTTTTACTTTAAGCAACAAGTCCACAACAACAATGATAACAAACGTTTTtagtttaataataaaaaagcaatacatTAGAAACAGTGTAAAAGCGTCTCGAAATAAAGCCATTCTTTAAGAAACAAtcacattgaaaataaagcctTTAATAAACAGTGAAAATAAAGCCATTCTTTAAGAAACAAtcacattgaaaataaagccaTTCTTTAATAAACAAGCAATATATCGAAAATAAAGCCGCTCTTTGATAAACAATCAATACATTGAAAATAACGCCATTCTTTAATAAGCAAtcacattgaaaataaagcctTCTTTGATAAAcaattgtggcaacccggcggCCCCAAACCCCTGAAGCCGAGGGGGAGGCGGTGGATGGCGTATACCGCCGATATCCACCAGCCGGAGCCCAAGAGGCCTCACCGACGGGAGTGACCTCCCCCTCCAGGGACGAGACCGGCCCGGCCGGAGAGACAATTCCCCTGGACACCACCGTGGCTCACGGAGTCACACGTATGATTTCTGATTTTCCCCTTTATTTAATGAATAAACGCCCTACCGGGCTTTGAACGACTTGGCGTGTGTTGATTTCGCCCGTGAGAGACGTTCCACACAATCGATGCATTGAAAATAAAGCCGTTCTTTAATAAACAAGCAATACGTTGAAAATAAAGCCTCTCTTTGATAAACAAGCGACGCATTGCAATAACGGACACGGGTCGAATCAGACGAACGCTTGTTTATAAAGGTACCGGTCCCTCGACATGGGCGTTTCCACCCGTGTCCCGACCCGACCCTGTGCGTTCCGTTTCGTTCCGATCGTTCCGAGTTCGACCCCGAACCGTCGGTTCGACCGGTTGGACCGAACTTATTCTCGGTCCGAGGTGCCCGCGGGGGCCGGGACGGGCCCGAGGTGCGGTGGCCGGAAGGGGGCGCCAAAGCGGTCCGTCCCGCGGGCCGAACCCCGATAGTGAAGAACGGTAAGCTTCCTTTGCGCTATCTGTCCAGCGATGCTCTGTTTCTCAGCCAATCGGCTTCAGCTCAAGTATCGCCCGCCCAATCAGCAACCCGCATCTGCCCGAGAATCCTCAACACGAGAATCACACGCCCAATCAGCAACCCGCATCAACTCGAGAATCCTCAACACGAGAATCACCCGCCCAATCAGCAACCCGCATCTGCCCGAGAATCAATCACCCGCGCCCAATCAGCAAGGACAACCGCTTCGACAGGAGAATCTTCCACGTGTGAATCGGCCATTATCTCAGTCTGCATTCTAAGATAAGGTAGGTCATCCTGAACCTAGCTGCTATCCTATCTGTACATGTCCACATGTaaatgtgaaaaatgcattaaaatgtgaggggacgactcggttatatgctatagaccctagtgtgtatgtggtatgaaggctgggacgaatttcgaattataaatatgttaaacttAACTTTGAAATTACGGAgagtcgcgattcc
This is a stretch of genomic DNA from Gadus chalcogrammus isolate NIFS_2021 chromosome 17, NIFS_Gcha_1.0, whole genome shotgun sequence. It encodes these proteins:
- the LOC130369812 gene encoding uncharacterized protein LOC130369812, which codes for MVTAVARRRLCEGSASSRGLDDALVGFGVHSHRTYKSLYGARDQESRTYVAWVRTQKVGATASRMGTLKQYVLARDAEPTAAPEPGHVLPRPGVSYSDPADAELLAAANEVDPPSMSRDAPPAAAPLEGPAPGPGPMATRPASGKELLPLSWRKTLPEEQQEWVGRVLFRRDPSSGKAVLTTPPRLWWYPPGARLLYTQPPATAHAFFQRPFFLWLPYRMWAYHSKCPADGGKLMGAGLYKTVRRVLDRSGWYYMATECLQCPSCGKKVAGWSQDILEQLDVAHREQFPAVLTYKYVTFSHSAFTQRIVARG
- the LOC130369813 gene encoding uncharacterized protein LOC130369813; its protein translation is MQRSIAYLSVLRKLRGPGAAQKDDVSLPTFVKVPGLTWFGRVYVLEAMTRLDETKARVTSIFGDILKMDSTKKIAKKLAGAAAGSAAWMTNVGNEYGQVLVSVLTSAEGEGLTNMAAGLMRRYREAGKASPRVLYVDRDCCAAVGNSATHGMYHEWQELVVRLDVWHLMRRFARGVTTDSHQLYGLFMARLSFAIFEWDGEDVRRLKEAKQSSEGRDAQVTLSAKELARHCRRRTRGAAETERLIQEVLDAFWHVTDTMGVPLIDRARMEDIWGTQRRHLDCVQDPEGVELYTKTGEITKGGVRLPVFRCARGSTSLESFHLHQCRFVPGTTSSDVHYQVYLLEGLARWNEDRGRAAVEGGPRAALRCDSARLQHSFNELASEVNGVQPVDDFTQPRDGHEELGVEDLYSQSGAVLQPDPEPLDGVDATLGSPLSEVEEKMEEEEDVVGPDGQPGYHHAVALAHGLVELRHHAFVTARQTRGIIALWERLTERDKAPVTFTPRHQDRLAKGRFKTSNRHAHIPGVDSVKR
- the LOC130369814 gene encoding nematocyst expressed protein 3-like; its protein translation is MLELCRVHSGDAKTIAGARLNRWGAVMRDYKLIQDNVVNCPALMASTRIMLYDVNQRTLSMWQNTREKNKMRDSLAVPGPSAPQTAAEPLSAPRTLLQQPQQPDQPLQHHLPADASGLAATIRGPLAPELYDLVVKQQSVTATAPPDLSPLPAAATAPAIAAPAVAIAGAMPRTTAWRHRVLEEKARRARELGVYLKPPKKVSGFTCKRCGQHKTRENGHSRYKRETFCARADGGTVEQWRSDRLARDREAPPPPPP